From Neobacillus sp. PS2-9, the proteins below share one genomic window:
- a CDS encoding anion permease produces the protein MLTIIAITIGLFFAINIGASGAAASMGIAYGAGVVKKRLALLLCAIAVFFGAWLGGGEVVKMIGSGIVPNSTFTVPIALIVLASAALSLFLANIFGIPLSTSEVAVGSVVGAGIVYQSVFVSHLFWIMLFWLLTPFAAFLIAIIASYVLKIKQLKKWLEASKAVPVLSVLVLIMGMFEAFSAGMNNVANAVGPLVGANILSTGDGILWGGIFVALGALLLGHRVLETNGKKITTLRLEEGCVISGTGATIVTIASMFGIPVPLTQITTSSIIGIGFAKQGKAVLKKDIVVQLLTVWIVSPVLSMVLSYTLIQLIIEHNFYPIIAMGGALISVFGVLSLMKKQKTTIPVRHEVAKD, from the coding sequence TTGCTCACAATCATTGCCATTACAATCGGATTATTTTTCGCAATTAATATAGGGGCTAGCGGGGCTGCCGCTTCGATGGGAATTGCCTACGGAGCTGGAGTAGTTAAAAAGAGGCTAGCATTACTGCTTTGTGCCATTGCAGTGTTCTTTGGCGCCTGGCTTGGCGGTGGTGAAGTGGTCAAAATGATTGGTAGCGGAATTGTTCCCAATAGTACATTTACGGTTCCGATCGCCTTAATCGTTTTAGCATCAGCTGCCTTGTCATTGTTCTTGGCCAATATATTTGGCATTCCACTTTCTACGAGTGAAGTGGCCGTTGGTTCAGTGGTCGGTGCTGGGATTGTTTATCAATCAGTATTCGTAAGTCACCTTTTCTGGATTATGTTGTTTTGGCTCCTGACACCATTTGCTGCTTTTCTTATCGCCATTATTGCTTCTTACGTGTTGAAAATTAAACAGCTGAAAAAATGGCTGGAAGCATCCAAAGCAGTTCCCGTTCTGTCTGTCCTTGTATTAATCATGGGTATGTTTGAGGCTTTTTCTGCAGGGATGAACAATGTGGCGAATGCGGTTGGACCGCTTGTAGGTGCCAATATCCTTTCAACAGGGGATGGTATTCTCTGGGGTGGCATCTTTGTCGCACTGGGTGCCTTGCTATTAGGTCATCGGGTTCTTGAGACAAACGGAAAAAAAATTACCACACTCAGACTGGAGGAAGGCTGCGTTATCTCTGGTACAGGTGCAACAATTGTGACGATTGCATCCATGTTTGGAATCCCCGTGCCGCTTACGCAAATCACGACCTCTTCCATTATTGGAATTGGCTTTGCAAAACAAGGTAAAGCAGTACTTAAAAAAGATATTGTGGTTCAACTGCTTACAGTCTGGATCGTTTCACCGGTTTTATCAATGGTCCTTTCCTACACGCTGATTCAGTTAATCATTGAACATAATTTTTACCCCATTATCGCCATGGGTGGTGCGTTAATTTCTGTGTTTGGGGTCCTGTCATTAATGAAAAAGCAGAAAACTACTATTCCCGTTAGACATGAAGTTGCTAAAGACTAA
- a CDS encoding phosphoadenylyl-sulfate reductase has product MTTTVTYQNWRERSDTFSCEDETKGARSVLEWAYSSYPEQELVYASSFGAEAIVLIDLIQQIKPDAHIVFLDTGLHFPETYEVIDKIEARFPTLKIERKLPNLTLDEQADKYGSALWKRDPGQCCNIRKVIPLRETLTAKQAWISGLRREQSPTRANTEFINKDDKFQNIKICPLIHWTWEEVWSYIKEKDLPYNTLHDHGYPSIGCFPCTQPTGTDGDSRAGRWAGSSKTECGLHTK; this is encoded by the coding sequence ATGACGACTACAGTAACTTATCAAAATTGGCGTGAACGATCAGATACATTTTCATGTGAGGATGAAACCAAAGGAGCACGTTCCGTTTTAGAGTGGGCATACAGCAGCTATCCTGAACAAGAACTTGTGTATGCATCAAGCTTTGGGGCAGAAGCCATCGTGTTAATTGACTTAATCCAACAAATTAAGCCCGATGCCCATATTGTTTTTTTAGATACAGGTTTACACTTCCCGGAAACCTATGAAGTCATTGATAAGATAGAAGCCCGATTTCCTACTTTGAAAATTGAGAGAAAACTCCCAAACCTTACGCTTGATGAACAAGCAGACAAATATGGATCAGCCTTATGGAAACGAGATCCCGGCCAATGCTGCAATATTCGGAAGGTCATTCCGTTACGAGAAACATTAACAGCAAAGCAAGCGTGGATATCGGGGCTTCGCAGAGAGCAATCACCAACAAGAGCAAATACAGAGTTTATCAATAAGGATGACAAATTTCAAAATATTAAAATTTGCCCATTAATCCATTGGACTTGGGAGGAAGTTTGGAGCTACATCAAAGAAAAAGACTTGCCGTACAACACCCTGCATGATCATGGATATCCAAGTATCGGATGTTTTCCATGTACACAGCCGACTGGGACGGATGGAGATTCACGTGCTGGCCGCTGGGCGGGAAGCAGCAAGACTGAGTGTGGATTACACACGAAATAG
- a CDS encoding YezD family protein, translating into MKENEKEELFAQLEKMLETLQFGSITLVVQDGKIVQLEKIEKVRIQSNKNR; encoded by the coding sequence CTGAAAGAAAACGAAAAGGAAGAACTCTTCGCTCAGCTTGAGAAAATGCTCGAAACCTTACAATTTGGTTCAATTACACTGGTTGTCCAGGATGGCAAGATTGTGCAACTTGAAAAAATTGAAAAGGTTCGTATCCAATCGAATAAAAATCGCTGA
- a CDS encoding YrzI family small protein, which translates to MTINILFLSITIKKRTLSLQEACHQEEVEKLYDKNRDQQISMHRFFR; encoded by the coding sequence ATGACCATCAATATTTTATTCCTTTCGATAACCATAAAAAAACGGACGCTCAGTCTACAAGAAGCTTGTCATCAAGAAGAAGTTGAAAAGCTATATGACAAAAATAGAGACCAACAAATTTCCATGCATCGTTTTTTTAGATAA
- a CDS encoding TetR/AcrR family transcriptional regulator — translation MPPIVSDSHKEKKKKEILASALVCFAKKGFQVATIDDIVGHSGISKGAIYNYFKSKDEIYLELMNTDTKETYESLVKDLGTYDSAIEKIDFLFNLYLLVDFSNKDIKGKFIVHDEFKLHASRHPELAEKLTDRRKQYFVDLLAGIIKEGQESGEIKKDLHPEVMADLFWSMINGVTVQSVYTDYPFKQVLTEMKQMFLEKIKA, via the coding sequence ATGCCGCCAATTGTTTCAGACTCACATAAAGAGAAGAAAAAAAAGGAGATTTTGGCCAGTGCTCTAGTTTGTTTTGCAAAGAAGGGTTTCCAAGTGGCTACAATCGATGATATTGTGGGGCATTCAGGTATAAGCAAAGGAGCAATTTATAACTATTTTAAAAGTAAAGATGAGATATACCTAGAATTAATGAATACAGACACAAAAGAAACGTATGAAAGTTTAGTGAAGGATCTTGGAACTTACGATAGTGCTATTGAAAAAATTGATTTTTTATTTAACTTATATTTATTGGTTGACTTTTCTAATAAAGACATTAAGGGGAAATTTATCGTTCATGATGAATTTAAGCTCCATGCCTCAAGACACCCCGAATTAGCAGAAAAATTAACGGACCGTAGAAAACAGTATTTTGTCGACCTGCTTGCTGGGATTATTAAAGAGGGCCAAGAATCAGGTGAAATCAAAAAAGACCTTCATCCAGAAGTGATGGCAGACTTATTTTGGTCAATGATTAATGGAGTCACGGTACAGTCCGTTTATACCGATTACCCTTTTAAACAAGTGTTAACCGAAATGAAACAAATGTTTTTAGAAAAAATAAAAGCATAA
- a CDS encoding MOSC domain-containing protein encodes MMKNAGAKINAILIADQPESFLTRRIANTTLEFGGIRGDRHFGMIVPSDSRQPMYPKGTEIFNRRQITIVSEEELVEIAEGLGVEYVLPEWLGANLLLNGYPELTKLTMGSRILFPSGAGLICMGENQPCIFPGEMIQKHYENQPKLASKFVKAAYKRRGIVCAVERPGEMNEGDEVQILINNFSNPMQ; translated from the coding sequence ATCATGAAAAATGCAGGAGCAAAGATAAATGCCATATTAATAGCGGATCAACCAGAATCATTTTTGACAAGAAGGATTGCTAATACCACACTTGAGTTTGGAGGGATAAGAGGGGACCGTCATTTTGGTATGATTGTACCATCCGATTCACGGCAGCCGATGTATCCAAAAGGGACGGAAATTTTTAATCGTCGTCAAATTACAATTGTTTCAGAAGAAGAACTTGTAGAGATAGCGGAAGGCCTCGGAGTAGAATATGTTCTACCGGAATGGTTAGGTGCGAACCTCTTATTGAACGGATATCCTGAACTAACGAAGCTTACGATGGGCTCACGAATTCTCTTCCCAAGTGGAGCAGGGTTGATTTGTATGGGAGAGAATCAACCCTGTATATTTCCTGGTGAGATGATCCAAAAACATTACGAAAACCAACCAAAACTGGCATCGAAATTTGTCAAAGCAGCATACAAGCGCCGTGGAATCGTCTGCGCTGTCGAACGCCCGGGAGAAATGAATGAAGGCGATGAAGTCCAAATCCTCATTAACAACTTCAGCAATCCCATGCAATAA
- a CDS encoding HAD family hydrolase, with protein MNQQTLILDLDDTLIHCSKYFIRSKNQFAEQMQDWFDFLSKDEILQKQLEIDVKNVDKHGLHSSLYPESFVLTYKYFSVKYGRALKKNEIELVRRMGQEVFELEVQPFPYVYDVLDSLQEDGHRLYLFTGGDKKNQSRKINQLGLDRYFEDRVFIHEHKNSTTLKKVLNRIECEKKSTWMVGNSLKTDVKPAIELGINAIHIPSDFEWSYNIIDLEIEPSGTFAELESLVQLPVYLRDYAFIHEAI; from the coding sequence ATGAATCAACAAACTTTAATATTGGATTTAGATGATACCCTCATCCACTGCAGCAAGTATTTTATCAGATCAAAAAACCAATTTGCTGAACAGATGCAAGACTGGTTCGATTTCCTTTCAAAGGATGAAATCCTACAAAAACAATTAGAAATTGACGTTAAAAATGTGGATAAACACGGTTTACATTCTTCCCTTTACCCAGAATCATTCGTATTAACCTACAAATATTTTAGCGTCAAATATGGTAGAGCCTTAAAGAAAAATGAAATCGAGCTTGTACGTAGAATGGGGCAAGAAGTGTTTGAACTAGAAGTACAGCCCTTTCCTTACGTATATGATGTCTTGGATAGTCTGCAAGAGGATGGTCATCGATTGTACCTCTTTACAGGCGGGGATAAGAAAAATCAAAGCAGGAAAATTAATCAGTTAGGATTAGATCGCTACTTTGAAGACCGCGTGTTTATCCATGAACATAAAAATTCTACTACGTTGAAAAAAGTACTAAATAGAATAGAGTGTGAAAAAAAATCAACGTGGATGGTTGGAAATTCACTAAAAACGGATGTAAAACCAGCTATCGAGTTAGGCATCAATGCGATTCATATACCGTCCGATTTTGAATGGAGTTATAATATCATTGATTTAGAAATTGAACCAAGTGGGACATTCGCCGAACTCGAATCCCTTGTACAGCTTCCGGTTTATTTAAGAGACTACGCCTTCATTCATGAAGCAATCTAA